The segment TAACCTTCATTTCCTGTGTGAGAGAACGCAACGTGATAGGAATGATTACGTAATATAATCTTTCATCGGCCCTCTCGATGTTGACCGCAAACGTGGAGATGTTCAACCAGactttgttgtcttttttctaCCACAAACATCCGCACTATTATTTGATATCGTAAATTTTCACTGTGGTAGTTGCATACACATACGTATACGTTtgttagaccagggagttgttcagaCCACCAACGTATTTATACCCTGACAAGGTTAGACTGCTCATGGACGGATGCACCAAACGCAAAATCGTAGAGCCGAAGTTGCGAAAAAGTTCGAAACgcctaaataataattttataaaatgacGAGACCAAGAAATTGGTGTGTGGCAGAGGAAGacttatgatttttctttttttcggaCTTGTCCGGACTCTACTTTTGGAACCAAAGAGCCCTTGTCACCAATTACATGAAGATTCGAAATATACCGCTGATCCCAAACAGCATTAAGGTGAGGAAAATTTTTGGACTTATTTCcgtataatgaaatatattttgtgttaagaATAACCAAGTGGAGTTTTTGTTTCTTGCATGTATATGGGTatgcttttaaaataaattgaaagtgcatAGCCAATCGCCCCAAATCATAGCACGCTAAAATTGCTAGgcgttttcaaaaagtactttcctggaagcATTCACTCTCCATTTGTTCTCaaatattctaaatgaacacccaAAGCCATTCTTACCAAGGAAGTGATACTTCCCATGTTCgtacactacttgcaagtacaactttctcagacaaattatTCCATAACCCTCTGAGAATAAAAAGGagttttgacaaatatatgGTACTTATAACTTCTGGTGTTTAAGACATTGATCTCTGGTAATTCTgcttggcaaacctgaaaaggtcagtgaaggataaaatgTCTAAACCATACCATTCTTGAAAACCCGAATCAAGTCACCGCGTAATTAACCGACCTATAACCTCCATTGTGGTGGGTTAACTGTCAGAATGCACATTATCAGTGTTTTTTATCTTCATACAGCACTGACATCAACAGTGAATACTATTGTTCTCTGACTCGAGTCAAAGGACGCTTGAACCGCAGTGTGCTAATGTAACTGCCAAGAGTAACTTATTTGTGATTGCAGGTGTCCAACCGCAGTGTAGACAAGCATTTAACGTTATACCTTGAATTCGAACTTCTTCATGATCTGtcgtcatattttgtgtattactATTTTTAAGTTGTTCATGCAAACACATAATGGACACCCTATACATTGCTCTAGACTGACTTTGACGAAAAACCGTCCGTGTCATGTAGTGTGGCTTGTCTACAACCCAAACTGATTAGAAAAgatatttcaatcaattctgACTTGATTGTGAGTGAAAAAATGCTACTTGAAGCAAGTGCAATAACAAGCAAAGCTGACAGCCATTTAACAAGTCAACGAGTGACACTCCTGACGGTTTCCACTACTACAATctgtttctgtgatattttccgacgaacaagaaaacggcgaccacAGTCGCGTAGTAACATACAAGTGCTACCTCCTTAAGCTTAtatcaacgaggtaaatgaatctggaggattcatgtcaattgcgtgcgcgcgtaccatgtatggagggtcatgtgatgtgttccagggtggtactacactgatatttctctgtagcagttcgagaacagtgttagtgacttcgtgaaagattggtcggttcggacatgagaactaacggcataagaaggtactggtacttcaggcctacgaaatagtgctaatatgctaacgctcaaccttattctcttgaatgaaggcaggctttctacataatcttacttattaatacagctctaggggcaagctttgtctcatatggcctaacgttattactacacgctataagtgagtgtagaaatgggaaatgtggggaaatgtttagttcagtgcaaccacggaattctccatggaacagagcctaatgctgttcgacgggaatatagctatcacgttaggctacaggcacggttattgctaggtaacgggtgtcgtctgctgctctaagcgcGCAAActcatttacgtactagttgggtgaaatcatcattcgtaatagggagagtagtatattagtaccaccctggaacacatcacatgaccctccatacatggtacgcgcgtacgcgcttatttactgtgtgatagtttctccagattcatttacctcgttggcttatattatgtacgtacgtgAATTTGACATAAAACTTGAGGGTCAAAGGTGAACAAGTGAAGTACACTACATGATGTGAGTTAGTATtaaacgttaggcctacttCAAGTTGATTCAATGACTAGGATATACcggcattttaaatttattattcctCTCGACAATTTACGGTACAATTAAAGGCAGGAGCCCAGGAAGTTATTGACCAAGcgattttgccaattttttgacAAGTTCGGTTCGTTGTAATACGCCTCAAATAGAACTTAGAAGAAAAGGGGCCTCTACGGGCTCTAACTTAGGCCCTAGGTAGCGTGCACACTATTTCTATACTGAAGTCTGTGTAGGCTAGGTCACAACATCAAAGGTGAGTCCTAATTCGATTGATGCTTCACGTTCCTTAACCTTcagctttcatttaaaaaaaacgtgTCTTTGTTGTTTGCACCTACAAATCTGTTAAAATTTCGTAGAAAATAACATTGTCACGTCCAACTCCAACTCCAACCTAGCAAGAGCTAGGCCCTAAGCCTATTTAATCAGTGAAGCCAGGATAgtgttaacatatcaaaattgttaaaacgTGAAGTGCTCCTAAATCCTAATTTCGTTCCTGTTGTCGGCTACTCCAAAATCCTAAAAGTTTATTGCAACtatataattagttttgaatcaatataatatagtaaCAAGGAATATTATTGCTTCAGAGACTGACATGCACCAGTGCAGTAAAATGTTTACAGTCTTCAATTTCATGGGGGTGAAAGCCTCATGTgtaccccttctcccctctggGTCAGACATTGGGCCAAGATTGGGGTTGAGATATTGGAGTCCAAGGACACTAGCATATTATCATATTCAGGTTTACTAACTGCTCTTTTCCACTTTAAAACAGACCTTCAACATCAggaagtaaagagaaaagaaaggctCAGCACAAGTTACCTGTGCTTCACAAAAAGAGGAAGAGTAATAAGGATCAGCCAGTTGTCAGCCCTTTAGAATTCATCAAGAAGGAAGTTAATGCAGCATTCTTAGGTGAGAACCCTTAGAAGCTGTCAGGTACGGTAGCAGTACAATATACTGCCTCAGGAATTGGAATTGTGGTTTTAGAACAGGGGCCCCTACTAGCCAGATTGAGCATGCCAGACAATCTAATCTGgcccaccaaaaaacaaagggaaaaaaaaacccaacccTTTTGGTTCACCAATttactggacaaaaaaaaaaattgaagagaatTTGAATAAGCGTTAATTTTCAACACgaaaaaacattgataaaagTTTGTCCTAGATGCTAAAACAATCATCTTCCATTTTCAGCAATCTATTTTTGGCCTTTTGTTAGTCAAAATTTCCTCCTGTGGCTACCATGGTGGGCCCGCATACTGTATGAGTAATATTCAGCAACCCACAACTAAAAGGACAGTAGGCagctgttaaattcattttacatCAGTTTCTGTGCAGTGTCCTTCATACTGAGCCATCTGTATGCCTCCTACTGCATGCCCATTAAGAACTGCCTCAACTGTTGACTTTTCACCAGAaatttacaacatcaatagaAGTATCAGTTTTTATTTGAGTGTTATCGGGGAGGGGTCAGAACCCCATTAATAATGTGTTCATTAATTGAACATTGCTTTTCAACATACTTTAACAATCATTATAGTCACTGTGTACATTTGGTTTGGATAGTATTTTTAGCTTTACAAAGTTTACGGAAAACATTTTGCATACCAACATGTATGGCATTTCCCTGTCAGTTGATGTTAGCTTTGCAGAAATTTACTTACCATCGTTTTTACTTCTCCACAGGTGTTGCAAATGGGCTATTCCACACCAAGTGGTCCCAACATGGCAAAATTAGAAAGGGTTATTAGTTGTCTCTATTTGTGTATTTTGGAAAGTAGGTTGGTTAGACTTTCTTAAACtgttaaagttttcttcttctgattACTCAAACTTGGGTTATAGCAATGAGTATCCATCTCAAAATGAAGGTACATTCACAGTGAATTATCAAACAATAATTTAAAGTagaaaaaaatccttaaatgaaagaaaagtacAAGCTTTCTTTATATGTGGCAGTTAAATACAGTCTGCTAATTTATTTAATAACACAtttgaacaaattttctttgttactGGCAACACAGATTATGTTAAAAATACCACGCTCAGgctgtgacttacgtgacaaaaatgaaagcaaatgtTTTCCTCCAATGATATACAGTGTGCTAGAGGAAAGTGAGCTACAATTGAAAAGGTAGCTATAAAGGTTGATCTGTGATACCACCACTATTGATCAATTTAACaaactttaacaaatttatGGACTCCGGAAatgtgtgacttacgtgacgtcacgtaagtcacaaaggGAAGTGTAACTTACGTGACAAGTTAATTCTCAACACTTTCACACAGTTTTGAGGTCTTTTATTTTATAACAGGTATAAAACACCTTCCTTTATTATCAGAGATACCTACTCAGttctaaaatacaaaacaatatttataatgttAAGTAAAATTGAAATGTAACATATAAGTGAATTGCAAAAAATTGGCTCAAACAGCTTAAACTTAGAACAGTATTACCTGTTACCTTAAAGTTCTTTAAATGTGAACTGCAGTCTTCCATGAACTGCACAAGGTGCTTCAGGGGGCACAATCTTTTTAATGATGTTTTCAGGCTGGTAGAAGATTTTATCTACTGTAAGCGGCCATTTCCATGTTGTGTTGGTGGCAGGCACcatcacactgacctctgtgtCTTTGCCCTTTACATTTGTAACCTCTCCTGGGTACAGTACATCATCATATTTGACAACAACCCAATCACCGACCTTAATATGGAAGGTCAGAGCAGGAGGTACAACATAAGTAACTGACATTACTGGATCTCCTTGGGTATCTAATGCTGTTTTCCACACACACACCTTGCCACCTACTGCCTTTGCGACATGGATTTTTCTTACCCCAGGAATATCTAGGGTACCCTCCCAAGGATTTTTGCGCGAGATATTAGCctttattttatcatcatttatgAGTTGGGTGTGCACCTGTGGCATCAACTTCTTCACAGCATTAGCAAAATCTTGGGCTGACTGAACAACAAGGGCATCTTTCCCCTTGCTCCTCACTTTGTCCCTAACTCTAGCCTTAGCAGCTCCTCCAATTCCATCCACCACACCTTTCCCATGTGAAGTAGCAAAGTACTTCCATGTGATGGGCCTATTGAGATCTTCAGAAAGGAGTGACAAAAACTTTCCAGTAATGTACTTGTTTTTGAACTCGCTTGAAGGCCCATCAGAGTAGATGATAAGCTCCTCCTCTGCTGAGAGCTGCAAGTCTTCAACTAAAGCTCCTACAAACGTGAAGACACTATCTTTGCCTTTGTCACTACTATCTGTGACAATCAGGTGTGAGCTACATTGCCCAGATGGATCATACACAGCTGCTGTGAACAAATTAACACTTTGCCGTGACCATAACGCAGATTGAATTTCGTTTTGGTATTCGCAGCTGTATGCCATTGCAAAATCTATCTGCAATACATAAAATCGAGGATCAGCCTTGTCTCTTTCAAATGAGTGAGACATGATTCGTTTAATCCGAACATGCTCCTGATAATCACTGAAATGGTTTATTAAAAGTTCCTTAAGCTCCCCGACACATCCTTCCCTTGTTTCTTGGAGAATTCTACCATTGGGATCCTTGGACCACTCCTTCCAGTGCACTTCATCTGCATCACTACAGGATGACAAATCCAACTTTCCACCTCTGCAGCAGTTCTCACATGAACCCCTCCAGCATGCAGAATTGAAGTCTGCAGGGGCACAAAGTATGTTCTCCCAAAAGTTGTCCAAGGTAATGTTCAGTGCAGTCAGTTTGAAAATGAAGTTTTCATGGATAATGCACTTACACTGGTCCATTGGTTGGCTTTTCAGTAGCAGAACATTTGTTGGACGGAGTGAGGCAAATTTTGAGAATCCTATGACAATGTCAGGGTTTTCTTGCTTGAAGAGAGAAAATAGCTCTCGAAGATACAAGGTTAGGTAATACTTCCTCATCTTCTCCTTCTTTCCATCAATCCAGACAGTTAGTTCATCTCTCATTCCAGGGGCAGTCCAGACAACATCAGCCCTGTAGTAGAAATTCTTCACCGCCTCCTTAACTTCCTCTGAAAGGGCACAATAACTACTTCTATTTCCTAAGTTGCATTCCATTTTTTCTGCTAAGTCTACCCCATACTTCTTGGCAAGACCGCATACAACTGCTAGCTTTTTGTTAGGTGATGATGGCAAAGTTTTATAAGTTCTTTGCACAGCTTTTCCAAAACTCTGGGGGCTTTTGAAAGGTTTTCTGGGGAAGGTGATAATTTTCAAGACCTGAGATTCtgccttttttcttctccaggCTCTCATTTTCATTCGTTGGTCTTCACGTAATTTATTACGTTCTTCTTCCGACATCAAGTCTCGCTGCCTTCGCTGCAACTTTGATATTCTTGTACTCTCCTTTTGCTTGTAGTTTGGGTCAGAAGCAGCTTGCCTTTGACGCAATTCTTTCATTCTTTGAGCAGATGATTTCGGCATCCTCAGAAACCTACAAATATACAAAAAGCATCATTGTATTGCCCAACCATAGTTTCAACCCAATTATTAATCCAAATTTCCAAAAAGTGACTATAATGTTAccaaaaaaactttaaaatataacCAAAGAGGTAGAAATGCAAATTCATTAGAAATATTCTGTATTAACTAGTCTAGAAAAGAAACTTGATTACTCCTAATTAAAAAAGTAGTAAGCTATTACATAAGTTGAAATATTTCGCAGAACTAGTCTATAGTACTTTCTATGTACAAGTGAACTTACTTCTAGATATGATCTCACTCTGTGACTTTAATCACTTAAAGCAACATGACAACATAATTTAAAGCACCCATAAAAGGAGTTTCATGCACAATGTGactgcatattttatttttaggcTTACATTTATTTTGCACCAACAATTAAAATTCTTCCAGCAACTACTGTGATAAGCTAGTGTACAATGAACTGACATGTGCTCTTTCTATCCACTATTTTTATTTGTAATAGCCCCCTCCTTCTTGCCCCAGCTCAATATAATGAACTTGTAAACATGTCCTAAGCCTGTGTTACCTTTTATCTTGAAAACAGTGAGAGGAAACTGAGCAGTTTCACacgtgtgacttacgtgacaattgtgtgtgacttacgtgacgtcgcTAATTTGCATATGACTATTGGTATAAAAAacatatcaattaaattttaccttGAAGTTCTTCCTCAATGTGTCCTTTTAAAGTATAATAGGCAACTTACCATATTTCTTTGAATACTTCACAGGATTAATTGATTTCcttcaaaaagttgaaattcttcatttctctgcgtgacttacgtgacacaAGTTGAGGGCGCTATAATTCGCAATGGGAAAGCATTAATGTTTCGCAGTGGTGACAGAATTAATTGTGGGTTTTCAAAGTTCAAGAACTATAGGCTTCTGACTTGACTATAGACTTAAACTGAACTAGATATTGAAAACAAGTGTAAAATTTCTCTCTgatttgtgacttacgtgacgtggAATGGCCCAAATATTGACATAGAAAATCTAGAAGTTGGTCGGAAGTTGAGAGAAGTGAATGTGTAATTTCTCACCAAACTAAAAGAGGCTATGTTAGAATTTAACAACCACAATATCAACCACTGACTGTTATAGCAACAACTTTGGAAAACTTGGAGAATTTTTCAGAACCCACGGTGAGTAATCAGCACTTGATTATTAAGTGATTTTTATAATGGAGTGCTTCataattgtttatcaaaaacCATGCAGCAGTGACTGCttgtgtgtgcatatgtgaGAGAGCTCTAGATGCCTTagctcaaattttgaaaactttgataattcaacaagtgcaatatgcatgaagttcatacttggtagaaaGCTACCCCTTAGCAAATTCTCAGCTgcaattgttatttaattgccAGTGGTCAACAGTTATAAACCCCATAAATGACCTTACTGAAGTAAAGGTTAAGTGAAATTAGTATGCTTATCCCTCAATCGAGTGCTTACCACTTGCTGTTACTTAGTACgtaaaaaattgtttgaggtccaCACCACCtaaaaatctgaaactttgttAACAGGTTATCTCACCATGTACAGCTTACATATAGTTCACACTTTGAACAATTACAAGAATGTATTCGGTATCTACCACCTTAGTAAATTCTTCACTGTTATtgctttgggaggggccaaaggtcatatgagatAACCAATGGTCTAAACCTGAAAACTCTGTGAATGAGCTAAGTCAAAGAATAAAGCTACATAGAATGTCAAATTTGTTCCTCTGATTGAATACTTGCCAtctataatgttaacttttttgaggtcaaatgtcatttgaggtacATTTTAGTTAAATTCTGAAAACATATCTCACTAAGTACAGCTTGCATGAAGTTAATGCTCAGTATGAAGACACTCTTAGTAAATACTCAGCTGATAGTGTGTTGGGAGaagtcaaggtcatttgaggtcactagtGGTCAACAACTGACAACTTTTCTAGCTGAAGAAGTGAAGTTttggtaaatttcaaatttgataggaattaagcatttgtcttctttttttttggctgtttcGGTCAACGTCACTCAAGGTCAGTTAATTTCAGTCTGAAAAACTTCTTGAACATGGTACCTCACCATGCACATGGCAATATTAGCCCAAGACAAGAAGAACAACATGAACAGATCTTTTACTTGACATGTGGATTCCTACATAcatcataatattaaaaacctttgaaaacatgataactcaggGTTGTCCACACCATATCTTTGAGTACACATTTAGTTCTCCTTTGCTAATAGTtgcaagagattttttttccatttcactgTGGATCCCATGTACTCAGTAGAACTCTCCCCTCCAATGCCCTACAATAACAATAGgcaaaggaatcactaagccctgTGGCTTTCTGTTTGCATGTCAATTACACCTGATCTTTGAGGACAAAAGTCTGACATTACGCTACTTTGACTTAAGTTActgatatattcattttcacattttgtaacaaatttttctttcaggcaAATGGATACCATTATGAAGTTATTGGTGGCATCCACAATCTGACAGCCTGTAAGGAGCTGAGAGAGAGAAATCCATACAAGAATGTAAAGATACAAAACTTTGGTTAGCAAACAAGCACATCAAAATAGGGGAAACCAGGCATCAGATGAGCATTGAGGTAAAGGTGACTactatgaattttgtttttatagaagaATTTTTGCCGAGCAGTTATTCATCTCATTCCTCCATATTGTATATTCAGGTTGCAATGACCTATGCATTAAGACATTGAAAGTGTGTATGGAAAGTCCTTGTCTACACATAAcacataactttgtgttgtGCACACAGAATCGCTCTCTTAcagtatgtgaattttcaaataattgttatcTAATCACTCTCATAGGAAGGATTAGGTAcaatattgtagttcctttgcaAGTTGGACCATTAACAGTATTacgcaacagttgccatggtagtgGTTAGTTTTCCCAATAGGGGTCATTCATTGTGGGGTATTGCATGGTCACCGGAAGTGTTTGACTGAGGGAGGGGTAAAAGTTGTCTGTGTGGGGTGTCCAATTTTATGTCAAACAGTCCTCTTCAATGACTGGGttgattttcttaaaacttggtatgaaggtgttttAGGGTTAAAGTCTATGTCTAgcagacccctccccccccccccccccagaaacataggtcaaatgtcacatcaaattaaattcaatgttttaattcaatattactcCAAGGGGACACATTACATTCAAATGGAATCTTCACTTGTATAATGGGAACAACATGTAGGCTACTAATACAGGCAGAAATGTGACCTCTGTCATAGTATTACTCAGATTGTAgaggacagcagagtgatagcACTGCAATCATATGACAGTATAGTTCTGCTAACTTATCATATCAAAAAACATTTGCagtctttgttcatttgtttttttactatcaatgcaacagataaaaaataaataaaatggttagactgtcagtgtagaataaagttttatttctctctttttttctgaagatgaCACAGAAATGCTCACACTGAGTCTGTTTGGTCTGGCCATTGCGTTCAAGAggaaaaccattgcaaggaaactGATGGGATGATGGCACAGAACTTAATGTGACTATTGTTGCTAGGGATGATCCTAGATCACAGAggatgaaaaaaaagtttatagCACCGattaaaagaagcctattgattttggtgaaggtcaaaggtcatttggggacaacagggaGGTTAATTGTCTTGTAGGGTATATGTGTTCAGGAAGTGGCAATACTGAAACAGCCACATGGTCTTCTACTCTGCAAATCCTAAAATGCTTGTTTTAAGTGTGTGTgaaataaaaagggggggggggagggggggtaaggTTACAGTGACTTTCtcttattattgtatttttttggtgaaaaattaTTAGTAGGGGTATCAGTATGCCCATTAGAGCAATCTGAGAGTCTGAATAGTACATCCTTCAGAACTGCATTGTAAGCcacttattgttgttattaatgatgtaatttcTTATTGCTAACTGACACTCCGAGCAGTAGGGGGTGTATCGGTACGGACTTCAGAACTGCATTCTTAGCCACCTAATggtgttattatgttatttcagaACTAATGGTgtaacttcttggtgctaaatgacactccaaccattagcggggcgttTTGGTACACctcttagaactgtattgcaagccactaaattttgtaacttcttgttgctaaatgacactccaaccagtagtggggcgtattggtacgcccctcagaactgtattgcaagccactaaatgttgttacttcttggtgctaaatgacactccaaccagtagcggggcgtattggtacgccccttagaactgtattgcaagccactaaattttgttacttcttggtgctaaatgacactccaaccagtagcggggcgtattggtacgccccttagaactgtattgcaagccactaaattttgttacttcttggtgctaaatgacactccaaccagtagcggggcgtattggtacgccccttaatggtgttagttcttggtgctaaatgacactccaaccagtagcagggcgtattggtacgccccttagaactgtattgcaagccactaaattttgtaacttcttgttgctaaatgacactccaaccagtagtggggcgtattggtacgcccctcagaactgtattgcaagccactaaattttgttacttcttggtgctaaatgacactccaaccagtagcggggcgtattggtacgccccttagaactgtattgcaagccactaaattttgttacttcttggtgctaaatgacactccaaccagtagcggggcgtattggtacgccccttagaactgtattgcaagccactaaattttgttacttcttggtgctaaatgacactccaaccagtagcggggcgtattggtacgccccttaatggtgttagttcttggtgctaaatgacactccaaccagtagcggggcgtattggtacgccccttagaactgtattgcaagccactaaatgttgttacttcttggtgctaaatgacactccaaccagtagcggggcgtattggtacgccccttaatggtgttagttcttggtgctaaatgacactccaaccagtagcggg is part of the Apostichopus japonicus isolate 1M-3 chromosome 11, ASM3797524v1, whole genome shotgun sequence genome and harbors:
- the LOC139975532 gene encoding uncharacterized protein, translated to MPKSSAQRMKELRQRQAASDPNYKQKESTRISKLQRRQRDLMSEEERNKLREDQRMKMRAWRRKKAESQVLKIITFPRKPFKSPQSFGKAVQRTYKTLPSSPNKKLAVVCGLAKKYGVDLAEKMECNLGNRSSYCALSEEVKEAVKNFYYRADVVWTAPGMRDELTVWIDGKKEKMRKYYLTLYLRELFSLFKQENPDIVIGFSKFASLRPTNVLLLKSQPMDQCKCIIHENFIFKLTALNITLDNFWENILCAPADFNSACWRGSCENCCRGGKLDLSSCSDADEVHWKEWSKDPNGRILQETREGCVGELKELLINHFSDYQEHVRIKRIMSHSFERDKADPRFYVLQIDFAMAYSCEYQNEIQSALWSRQSVNLFTAAVYDPSGQCSSHLIVTDSSDKGKDSVFTFVGALVEDLQLSAEEELIIYSDGPSSEFKNKYITGKFLSLLSEDLNRPITWKYFATSHGKGVVDGIGGAAKARVRDKVRSKGKDALVVQSAQDFANAVKKLMPQVHTQLINDDKIKANISRKNPWEGTLDIPGVRKIHVAKAVGGKVCVWKTALDTQGDPVMSVTYVVPPALTFHIKVGDWVVVKYDDVLYPGEVTNVKGKDTEVSVMVPATNTTWKWPLTVDKIFYQPENIIKKIVPPEAPCAVHGRLQFTFKEL